A part of Streptomyces sp. NBC_00557 genomic DNA contains:
- a CDS encoding TIGR04053 family radical SAM/SPASM domain-containing protein, protein MIRRQRQNADDRPFIVIWEATRACPLACLHCRAEAVPDRDPRELDTAAAKELLHQVAAFGAPAPLFVITGGDPFQRPDLLELIAYGETAGVRVAVSPSGTPTLTPDRLRAVHDAGAVGLSLSLDGSTADLHDGFRGVPGVYRWTLDAWDTARALGMKVQINTTVARHNLQDLPDIVRLVVEHGAMLWSAFFLVPTGRGRQLGVLTPAETEDVLNFVYDVGLTVPAKTTEAHHFRRVALQRKVLADACEDHVRVLGLGPLYQELRDRASALGLSAGGRRARRPPLDVNAGRGFVFVSHTGTVHPSGFLPLGAGNVRETPLPEIYRTSELFTGLRDPDRLGGRCGACEFRRVCGGSRSRAYGVTGDPYAEEPWCVYRPGSFPHQRELAALLADSPGTAGLGASPEPVRHPSPERHTQQQEVT, encoded by the coding sequence GTGATCCGTCGGCAGCGCCAGAACGCCGACGACCGGCCGTTCATCGTGATCTGGGAGGCGACCCGGGCCTGCCCGCTCGCCTGCCTGCACTGCCGGGCCGAGGCAGTGCCCGACCGTGACCCGCGGGAGCTCGACACTGCTGCCGCCAAGGAGCTGCTGCACCAAGTGGCCGCCTTCGGGGCCCCGGCACCGCTGTTCGTGATCACGGGCGGCGATCCCTTCCAGCGCCCCGACCTGCTGGAGCTGATCGCCTACGGTGAAACGGCGGGTGTGCGCGTCGCTGTCTCTCCCTCCGGCACGCCCACGCTCACCCCGGACCGGCTGCGCGCCGTGCACGACGCGGGTGCGGTCGGGCTGTCGCTGAGCCTCGACGGCTCCACCGCCGACCTGCACGACGGATTCCGTGGTGTGCCCGGGGTGTACCGCTGGACCCTGGACGCCTGGGACACCGCCCGCGCGCTCGGCATGAAGGTGCAGATCAACACCACGGTCGCCCGGCACAACCTCCAGGACCTGCCGGACATCGTCCGTCTCGTCGTCGAGCACGGCGCGATGCTGTGGAGCGCCTTCTTCCTGGTGCCGACCGGCCGTGGCCGACAGCTCGGCGTGCTCACCCCGGCCGAGACGGAAGACGTCCTCAACTTCGTGTACGACGTGGGCCTGACCGTCCCCGCCAAGACGACCGAAGCCCATCACTTCCGCCGCGTCGCACTCCAGCGGAAGGTGCTGGCGGACGCCTGCGAGGACCATGTCAGGGTGCTCGGGCTCGGCCCGCTCTATCAGGAACTTCGCGACCGCGCCTCCGCGTTGGGCCTGAGCGCCGGAGGCCGCCGAGCACGACGGCCGCCGCTGGACGTCAACGCGGGCCGCGGCTTCGTCTTCGTCTCACACACAGGCACCGTGCACCCGAGTGGATTCCTGCCCCTGGGCGCGGGCAACGTGCGCGAGACACCGCTGCCCGAGATCTACCGCACCTCCGAGCTGTTCACCGGCCTGCGCGACCCGGACCGGCTCGGCGGGCGCTGCGGAGCGTGCGAGTTCCGCCGGGTCTGCGGCGGCTCCCGCTCCCGCGCCTACGGCGTCACGGGCGATCCGTACGCCGAGGAGCCGTGGTGCGTATACCGGCCCGGGTCCTTCCCCCACCAGCGGGAACTGGCGGCGCTGCTGGCGGACTCGCCTGGTACGGCGGGCCTCGGTGCCTCACCGGAGCCGGTTCGTCATCCGTCGCCCGAACGCCATACGCAGCAACAGGAAGTCACGTGA
- a CDS encoding multicopper oxidase domain-containing protein gives MTTELERPESTGGRYPSRFKQSGLKARHLRAHIVVVVWAALALLAATAQQSLPIARWLAIHLFLLGAATTAIVVWSEHFTVALLHARRPDERWSDARLAGVNLAVVGVLVGVWMDRPLLIGAAAALLVVAVAAHLVVLVRMGRGALGGRLAPIVDFYRVAAGVLIVGVVLGGLLATGRAGAQHYAELRLAHIHVTLLGWIGLPVLGTLFMLWPTVLGVRMAERTTRVARWVLGLTGGGLLTTVVGLAAGWRPPAVIGVVAYAVGLALAVELFARTVRGRRPVSAAAAWTFGAAVVWLCIGVTTDAVILTIRPLAQAGEEVGALVPVLLIGVVAQVLVGALTYLLPIVLGSGPKERAAVRAVLERGWLARLVTLNGGVALVALPLPGPSGAAGMLLAATAGTVFIALTVSALVRAGRRTGESRSARGPVLVGSAAGAVLIALAVLLANSGGDTHRPAVAAGAGSGAATATRTVDVTLTDMRIRPSRIEVTAGTALKLKVTNKDAQRHDLKLDGGPSTPLLSHGQSRTLDLGPLTKDRTAWCTLPGHRAAGMTMALVVKNATDTATSPHDGHTTILDSTGLDLSADFSRGWKPRDPDLAPVPAGRVHRIELHAASRTIEVAPGVKQQMWTFGGTAPGPTLHGNVGDVFEITLVNDDTTMGHGIDFHAGSLSPDTSMRTLQPGQRLVYRFRADKAGAWLYHCSSAPMLQHMGNGMYGAVIIDPPGLKKVDHEYVLVSSELYLGTPGSAAQVAKMRQDTPDTWVFNGAAAQYAKAPLKAQAGERARFWVVAAGPSDGIAFHVVGTVFDTVYKEGAYLLRPGEPGGSQALDLAPAQGGFVETRFPAAGHYSFVDHDMRHAEAGAMGMVEVSE, from the coding sequence GTGACCACCGAGCTCGAACGTCCCGAATCCACCGGCGGCCGGTATCCCAGCAGGTTCAAGCAGTCGGGGCTGAAGGCCCGTCACCTGCGTGCCCACATCGTCGTCGTGGTGTGGGCGGCCCTGGCGCTGCTGGCAGCCACCGCACAGCAGTCGCTGCCCATCGCCCGCTGGCTGGCGATCCACCTGTTCCTGCTCGGCGCCGCCACCACCGCCATCGTGGTCTGGAGCGAGCACTTCACCGTCGCTCTGCTGCACGCCCGCCGCCCCGACGAACGGTGGAGTGACGCTCGGCTGGCCGGGGTCAACCTCGCCGTGGTGGGTGTCCTCGTCGGCGTGTGGATGGACCGGCCGCTTCTGATCGGTGCCGCAGCCGCCCTGCTGGTGGTCGCGGTCGCCGCGCACCTGGTGGTGCTGGTGCGTATGGGCCGGGGCGCACTGGGCGGGCGGCTCGCTCCCATCGTCGACTTCTATCGGGTGGCCGCAGGGGTGCTGATCGTCGGCGTGGTCCTGGGCGGGCTGCTCGCCACCGGACGGGCCGGTGCTCAGCACTACGCCGAACTGAGGCTCGCCCACATCCATGTCACCCTGCTCGGCTGGATCGGACTTCCCGTGCTGGGCACCCTGTTCATGCTCTGGCCCACCGTGCTGGGCGTCCGCATGGCCGAACGCACCACTCGGGTGGCGCGCTGGGTGCTGGGGCTGACCGGCGGCGGACTGCTGACCACTGTCGTCGGGCTGGCCGCCGGGTGGCGCCCGCCGGCCGTGATCGGTGTCGTGGCATACGCCGTCGGCCTGGCCTTGGCGGTGGAACTGTTCGCCCGCACGGTACGCGGGCGACGCCCGGTCTCGGCGGCGGCCGCATGGACGTTCGGAGCAGCTGTCGTATGGCTGTGCATCGGCGTGACCACGGATGCGGTGATCCTGACCATCCGGCCCCTCGCCCAGGCAGGGGAGGAGGTCGGCGCCCTGGTCCCGGTGCTGCTCATCGGTGTCGTCGCACAGGTCCTCGTCGGCGCCCTGACCTACCTGTTGCCGATCGTGCTCGGCAGCGGACCGAAGGAGCGGGCCGCGGTCCGGGCGGTACTGGAACGAGGCTGGTTGGCCCGGTTGGTGACCCTCAATGGGGGCGTCGCACTGGTGGCACTGCCGCTGCCCGGTCCCTCCGGCGCGGCGGGCATGCTGCTGGCCGCGACGGCCGGAACTGTGTTCATCGCCCTCACTGTCTCCGCTCTCGTCCGAGCGGGGCGCCGTACCGGAGAGAGCCGTTCGGCGCGCGGGCCGGTCCTGGTGGGCAGTGCGGCCGGTGCTGTCCTGATCGCGCTGGCCGTGCTGCTCGCCAACAGCGGCGGCGACACCCACCGCCCCGCCGTCGCCGCCGGGGCGGGCAGCGGCGCCGCCACCGCCACGCGCACCGTCGACGTCACCCTGACCGACATGCGCATCCGGCCCAGCCGGATCGAGGTCACCGCAGGCACCGCGCTGAAGCTGAAGGTCACCAACAAGGACGCCCAGCGGCACGACCTCAAGCTCGACGGAGGCCCCTCCACCCCCCTCCTCTCCCACGGGCAGAGCCGCACCCTCGACCTCGGGCCGCTCACCAAGGACCGCACCGCATGGTGCACGCTGCCCGGCCACCGCGCCGCCGGAATGACGATGGCCCTCGTTGTGAAGAACGCCACGGACACGGCCACCAGCCCACATGACGGGCATACGACCATCCTCGACAGCACGGGGCTTGACCTCTCCGCCGACTTCTCCCGTGGATGGAAGCCCCGTGATCCCGATCTGGCTCCCGTGCCCGCCGGCAGAGTGCACCGGATCGAACTGCACGCCGCCTCCAGGACCATCGAGGTCGCCCCGGGCGTCAAGCAGCAGATGTGGACCTTCGGCGGCACCGCCCCCGGCCCCACCCTCCACGGGAACGTCGGCGACGTCTTCGAGATCACCCTCGTCAACGACGACACGACCATGGGCCACGGCATCGACTTCCACGCCGGTTCGCTGTCCCCGGACACGTCGATGCGTACCCTCCAGCCCGGTCAGCGCCTGGTCTACCGCTTCCGCGCCGACAAGGCGGGTGCATGGCTGTACCACTGCAGCAGCGCGCCGATGCTCCAGCACATGGGCAACGGCATGTACGGGGCGGTCATCATCGACCCGCCCGGCCTGAAGAAGGTGGACCACGAGTACGTGCTGGTCTCCTCCGAGCTGTACCTCGGCACGCCCGGCAGCGCGGCCCAGGTGGCGAAGATGCGTCAGGACACTCCGGACACCTGGGTGTTCAACGGCGCCGCCGCGCAGTACGCCAAGGCCCCGCTGAAGGCGCAGGCCGGCGAGCGGGCTCGCTTCTGGGTGGTGGCCGCCGGACCGAGCGACGGCATCGCCTTCCACGTCGTCGGCACCGTCTTCGACACCGTGTACAAGGAGGGCGCCTACCTGCTCAGGCCCGGTGAGCCAGGAGGCTCCCAGGCGCTCGATCTCGCCCCCGCCCAGGGAGGGTTCGTGGAGACCAGGTTCCCCGCGGCCGGTCACTACTCCTTCGTCGACCACGACATGCGCCACGCCGAAGCCGGGGCCATGGGCATGGTGGAGGTGAGCGAGTAG